ATACATAAAGTCCGTGGGCGTTTGCCACGGAAGGCAGTAAAAAAAGGAGGGAAGAAATACAGAAAAGAACGATCTTCATATGACAATTCCCAGTAATGATGGTTTAACTTTTTGGAGAAAAAATACTAGCCAAAAACTGATAGCGCCTTCTACGATAGCGATGGGAATATGACCCAGAAAGACTAGTTTGGCGAGAGGCATAAGCGCCGTATGAGTCGTGGATAGCGCTACATAGAGTAAAATAGCCGAAATCAGGATAGTTCCTCCTCCGATAAGTGATCCTATCCATGGACGTTTTTTAGGGGAAGATTGTTTTATCCAATGACGTCCAAGCATTCCCATTATGGCGCCAGGCAATGCCATAATGGAAATATTGATTCCCAAAACTGTCAGGCCACCAAAGCCGATTAACAATGCCTGGAGTAAAAGACCTACTGTTACTATGGTTAAAGCGCCCCAACCAAGTAGCAGCCCGGCCATGCCACTGAGCACAAGATGCATACTGAATGGCCCGACAGG
The genomic region above belongs to Candidatus Jettenia caeni and contains:
- a CDS encoding cobalt transporter protein, whose translation is MHISDGILSPYVVGIGWAIALPALVISVRRLRADQVGAYGVVAAAFFAGSTIHIPVGPFSMHLVLSGMAGLLLGWGALTIVTVGLLLQALLIGFGGLTVLGINISIMALPGAIMGMLGRHWIKQSSPKKRPWIGSLIGGGTILISAILLYVALSTTHTALMPLAKLVFLGHIPIAIVEGAISFWLVFFLQKVKPSLLGIVI